GCCTCTTCGTACGCCGACTGCGTGGTCGCGAAGCCCGACTTGTAGACGCCGTTGTTCACCGTGTCGTAGACGCGCGCGTTGATCGCGTCGATCTCGGCGCGCAGCGGCGGTGGGTAGAAGTCGCCCGGCTCAGCGCCGAGTTCGTCGAACGCCGAGTTCAGCATGCGGATGATTTCCGACGACTCGTTGCTGACGATCGTCCGTTGATGCTTGTCCCACAGAATCGGCACGGTCACGCGGCCTGTGTAGTGCTTGTCCGCGGCGACGTAGACGTCGCGCAGGTACTTCGCGTGATTCAGCGTGTCGGGCACGACGCCCGGGCCGTCGGCGAAGGTCCAGCCGTCGCCGAGCATCAGCCAATGCACGACCGAGACACTGATCATGTCTTCGAGGCCCTTCAGCGCACGCACGATCAGCGTGCGATGCGCCCACGGACACGCCAGGCTCACATACAGGTGATAACGTCCCGCTTCCGCTTCGAAGCCGTCGTTGCCGCTCGGGCCGGCTTCGCCGTCGGGTGTGACCCAGTTGCGGAAGATGGCGTCCGTACGCACGAAGCGGCCGCCCGTCGACGCCGTGTCGTACCATTTGTCCTGCCATTGACCGTCGACTAACAATCCCATTTCGCTGCTCCTTCTATCCCGCGTTCCCAGCCCGCGCGATATGCGCTGCGCCGCTGCGATGCCAGCCGCGCGGCAAGACATCGCCAGAAGACCCTATGATGGACCGCCATTCGGGTTTTGCCGTACGATTTTCCCGTTGATCTCATTCGACAGGTTCGCACATGTTGACGGATGAAGAGCTTGCGCTGCTCGAAGCGATTCGTGAAAGCGGCAGCTTGTCGCGCGCCGCGGCGCGGCTCGGCAAGGCTCCGTCGACGGTGTCGCACGCGGCGCGCCAGCTCGAAACGCGTTTCGATGCGCTGCTGTTCGACCGCCGCCGCTATCGGCTGCAACTGACGCCCGCCGGCCAGCTGCTCGCCGAAGAGGCCGCGCGCCTGATGCAGGACGTGTCGCGCATGACACAACGCGTGCGGCAGATCGCGAGCGGCTGGGAAGACCGGCTGTGGATCGTCACCGACGAACTCATGGAGTTCGAGACCTTCATGCCCGTCGTCCATGCGTTCGATGCGCTGCAATCGGGCGTCAAGCTGCGTCTGACGACGGAAGTGCTCAGCGGCACGTGGGAAGCGCTGCGCGATGGTCGCGCCGACGTGATCGTCGGCGCGACCAATGAGCCGCCCGCCATTCCCGGCTTGCGCTGGTTCGAGCTGGGCGTGGTCGACTGGGTGTTCGCCGTGTCGCCGCGGCATGCGCTCGCGAGCATCAAGGAGCCGCTCAGACGCGAGCAGATCGCGAAGCAGCGCGGCATCGTCGTCGCGGATTCATCGCGTGCGAGCGGCCGCGCGTATGGCCTGCTCGGCGGGCAGACTTCGCTCGCGGTGCCCAGCATGCGTGCGAAAATCCTTGCGCAGCGCGATGGGCTCGGCGTCGGCTGGTTGCCGCGCCAACGCGTCGCGTCGCTGCTTAAGCGCGGCGAACTCGTCGAGAAGGAAACCGCCGATCCGCGCGAACCGAATGTGCTGTACGTCGCGTGGCGCGGCGATCAGGAAGGCCGGGCGCTGAAATGGTGGCTCGACCAGCTGCGCGAACCGCGCTTTGCGAAACGTCTGGTGCAGGGAATCGATCAGTTCGCGTGAAGGGCGCCTTGTTTGTCCGGCCAGTCCGATGCACTCTCGGCGGCCGCGCGAAACAAACGGAAATACGACGGAAACCCGCGACTCGCACGTTGAAGGAATAAAGCGACCGGATGGGGCGTTCTGTTGATATGACGATTGCAGTGCGCCGCTTGCACGATGAAGACCCGCCGGCTTGCACATCGCTTTCGCCGTCCCTACCGACTTCCAACCAGAACGGCTCATGAACACATCGACAACTTCCCGCACGGCCTCGCGCGACGGCATCGAGACGCTTTCCACGCCGGCGCACGCGTCCCGCTACACACGCACCGCGATGATCCTGCATTGGCTGATTGCCGTGCTCATCATCGTGAACGTGGTGCTGGGCCTTTCCGCCGATTCGCTGCCGGACGACTGGGTGCGCCCCGTCATCGACACGCACAAGTCGATCGGCATCACGGTGCTCGGCCTCGCGCTGCTGCGCCTGCTGTGGCGCGCGTCGCACCGGCCGCCGCCGTTGCCGCGCGAATTTCCGTCGTGGGAACGGATGGCCGCGCATGTCGCGCACTTCCTGCTGTACTTCGTGATGATCGCGCTGCCGCTGTCGGGCTGGATGCACGACTCCGCATGGAAGGCGGCTGCAACGCATCCGATGCAACTGTTCGGCGTGATCCCGTTTCCGCGCATCGGCTTCATCATGAATCTCGATCCCGCCGTGAAAGAGCCGCTGCACGACAGATTCGGCGCGCTGCACACGTACCTCGGCTATGCGCTGTACGCGTTGCTGGCGATGCATATCGGCGGCGCGCTCAAGCATGAGCTGTTCGACCGTCATTCCGTCATCAAGCGGATGGTGCCGTGATGGATATCGATGTCATCGAAGACGCGACGCTGACGAACCACAGCCTGTCCGACGAGCCCACGGTGGTAGGGGGCGAGCGTCCAAGGCCGTCGCTGCGCGAAGCGCTCGCCGCCGCGTCGCCGCGCATCAACCCGCGCAAGGGCACCTGGCAGAGCGCCGTGATTCACGGCAGCGTGACCGCCTTGTGGCTGCTGCTGTTCGCGCGCGCGTTCTTTCTGCATGGCGCGCTCGCATGGTCGACGGGGATCGCTTACGTGCTGTACGACACGCTGCTGCTCGCGTTCGTCACCATCAAGACCTGGCCGCTGATCCGCCGCTCGTTGCCTGCGCACCGGTCGAAAGATGGCGGGAAACTACCCTCCCTGGGTGTCATCGTCGCTGCGCACAACGAGGCAGGCGTGCTGCCCGTGACGCTCGCGGCGCTGCTGCGGCAGATGCACGGCCCGGCGCAGATCGTGATCGCCGACGACGGCTCGACGGACGGCACGCGCGATCTGCTGACCAGCCGTTTCGGTCTGACGGAGCCCGCGTTGGGCGTGCT
The Paraburkholderia terrae genome window above contains:
- a CDS encoding glutathione S-transferase family protein; this translates as MGLLVDGQWQDKWYDTASTGGRFVRTDAIFRNWVTPDGEAGPSGNDGFEAEAGRYHLYVSLACPWAHRTLIVRALKGLEDMISVSVVHWLMLGDGWTFADGPGVVPDTLNHAKYLRDVYVAADKHYTGRVTVPILWDKHQRTIVSNESSEIIRMLNSAFDELGAEPGDFYPPPLRAEIDAINARVYDTVNNGVYKSGFATTQSAYEEAVAPLFETLDWLEQKLSTQRFLTGNRLTEADIRLFTTLIRFDAVYFGHFKCNLRRIADYPNLSAYTRDIYQHPGVAGTVNFEHIKRHYYESHGSVNPTGIVPLGPVQDFSAPHDRKRFV
- a CDS encoding LysR family transcriptional regulator — encoded protein: MLTDEELALLEAIRESGSLSRAAARLGKAPSTVSHAARQLETRFDALLFDRRRYRLQLTPAGQLLAEEAARLMQDVSRMTQRVRQIASGWEDRLWIVTDELMEFETFMPVVHAFDALQSGVKLRLTTEVLSGTWEALRDGRADVIVGATNEPPAIPGLRWFELGVVDWVFAVSPRHALASIKEPLRREQIAKQRGIVVADSSRASGRAYGLLGGQTSLAVPSMRAKILAQRDGLGVGWLPRQRVASLLKRGELVEKETADPREPNVLYVAWRGDQEGRALKWWLDQLREPRFAKRLVQGIDQFA
- a CDS encoding cytochrome b, encoding MNTSTTSRTASRDGIETLSTPAHASRYTRTAMILHWLIAVLIIVNVVLGLSADSLPDDWVRPVIDTHKSIGITVLGLALLRLLWRASHRPPPLPREFPSWERMAAHVAHFLLYFVMIALPLSGWMHDSAWKAAATHPMQLFGVIPFPRIGFIMNLDPAVKEPLHDRFGALHTYLGYALYALLAMHIGGALKHELFDRHSVIKRMVP